In one window of Henckelia pumila isolate YLH828 chromosome 1, ASM3356847v2, whole genome shotgun sequence DNA:
- the LOC140874044 gene encoding uncharacterized protein: protein MEVCFWEFRCTGKQNMETLDFLMEGRAQRWWSSASAPIIAVRGVVTWADFCTAFQKLYFPPALRQAKASELLSLRQGLMSIDEYQQKFFELLPYCPKISDSTEAKYSLFLRGLNPKIHDRVVVGNDMNYEGLVSQCHQVEDSIRRNRSFLSSRPTSSLGPRTQSFKKSGSFSSAGSGETRQSSKKKLQFDHCERDHPTENCKAAAGACFICGSVDHFKRDCPKHGGQSGQASRMGY from the coding sequence ATGGAAGTTTGTTTTTGGGAGTTCCGATGCACTGGGAAGCAAAATATGGAAACTCTTGATTTCCTCATGGAGGGACGAGCACAGAGGTGGTGGAGTTCTGCGTCCGCACCTATCATCGCAGTGCGAGGAGTGGTTACCTGGGCGGATTTTTGCACAGCTTtccagaagctgtattttcctcctgcactccgacaggcGAAGGCTAGTGAGCTGTTGAGCTTGAGGCAGGGCTtgatgtctattgacgagtaccagcagaaattctttgagcTATTGCCCTATTGCCCCAAGATTTCCGACAGCACCGAGGCCAAGTACAGTCTGTTTCTTCGGGGCCTTAATCCGAAAATCCATGACCGAGTAGTTGTGGGTAATGACATGAATTATGAGGGATTAGTTAGTCAATGTCACCAggtggaggatagcattcgacgCAACAGGTCTTTCCTCTCGTCTAGACccacgagttctttgggtccccgtactCAGTCGTTTAAGAAGTCAGGATCTTTTTCATCTGCAGGATCTGGTGAGACTCGTCAGTCGAGCAAGAAGAAGTTACAGTTTGATCACTGTGAAAGAGATCATCCCACTGAGAATTGTAAAGCCGCTGCTGGAGCTTGTTTCATCTGTGGAAGTGTTGATCACTTCAAGAGAGATTGTCCCAAGCATGGTGGACAGAGTGGGCAAGCATCTAGGATGGGATATTAG